The Chryseobacterium sp. 52 genome includes a region encoding these proteins:
- a CDS encoding protein-glutamine glutaminase codes for MRNFLLSMMVFVAALSFNACTDSNAEQQMSQNEASSKTFTDLGKTVPVGIEDDNGTLKVSFIVTAQFYTITPTKENEEYISLIRDAVKNESPIQVFIKPNTHEIAKVEKGNEEDVRFFKSNLTKEAKNEASKLTSVLPNIATLNSMFALIKNQACGTSTASSPCITFRYPVDGCYARAHKMRQILINNGYDCEKQFVYGNLKASTGTCCVAWSYHVAILVSYKNASGVTEKRIIDPSLFPGGPVTDTAWRNACINTSCGSASVSSFANTAGNVYYRSPSASYLYDNNLVNTNCVLNIFSSLSGCSPSPAPSVASCGF; via the coding sequence ATGAGAAATTTTTTGTTATCAATGATGGTATTTGTGGCAGCGTTGTCATTTAATGCCTGTACAGACTCCAACGCAGAACAGCAAATGAGTCAGAACGAAGCAAGCAGTAAAACTTTTACAGATCTTGGAAAAACAGTTCCGGTAGGGATAGAAGATGACAATGGTACTCTGAAGGTTTCATTTATTGTTACCGCGCAGTTTTATACCATAACACCTACAAAGGAAAATGAAGAGTACATCAGCCTGATCAGAGATGCTGTAAAGAATGAATCCCCTATTCAGGTTTTCATCAAGCCTAACACCCATGAAATTGCGAAAGTTGAAAAAGGAAATGAAGAAGATGTCCGTTTTTTCAAATCTAATCTAACAAAAGAGGCTAAAAATGAGGCGAGCAAATTAACCAGTGTTCTTCCTAACATAGCTACCCTGAACAGTATGTTTGCCCTGATCAAAAACCAGGCTTGCGGTACTTCAACGGCTTCTTCGCCATGTATTACATTCAGATATCCTGTAGACGGATGTTATGCAAGAGCGCACAAAATGAGACAGATCCTTATCAATAACGGCTATGACTGTGAAAAGCAGTTTGTATACGGAAACCTGAAAGCTTCTACCGGTACATGTTGTGTAGCCTGGAGCTACCACGTTGCGATTCTGGTAAGCTATAAAAATGCATCAGGCGTTACTGAAAAAAGAATCATAGATCCTTCTCTGTTCCCTGGCGGACCTGTTACGGATACGGCCTGGAGAAATGCATGCATCAACACAAGCTGTGGATCTGCATCTGTATCTTCTTTTGCCAATACGGCAGGAAATGTATACTACAGAAGCCCTAGTGCATCTTATCTGTATGACAATAATTTAGTGAACACGAATTGTGTACTGAACATTTTCTCATCACTTTCAGGATGTTCTCCATCTCCGGCTCCAAGTGTTGCGAGCTGTGGATTCTAA
- a CDS encoding serine hydrolase domain-containing protein: MKPVIRIICATALMVTGSQSYGQHKNNYSTRIDSLIESPTSPRPFNGVVLITQNGKTKYSKVYGFEDSRTKKPLKMEDQFEMMSNTKQITSVLLLKQVEKGKVDLQAPIKKYIPSLTQAWADSVTVHQLLNHSHGIIDTEKPLLFKPGTEFKYGNLSNILLGKIIENTSGRSYVQQATDLFKELHLKNTFCYSKDQRRNLVFGHINKDNHFTPVEKSFINDENMPADGVISTAEDMALWNAVLHKGKVLSPKSYKLMTTSSILSQHDVFGKEKSGYGYNIRIVEYNGIPYLGHTGLGDGFASLNVYVPGSDVSIIVLENQMSEDSHLYYYQEALIRNIVMESNLIKNKK; encoded by the coding sequence ATGAAACCAGTTATCAGAATCATCTGCGCTACCGCATTGATGGTCACAGGATCACAATCTTACGGACAACATAAAAATAATTACTCCACCCGGATCGACAGTTTGATAGAGTCTCCAACATCTCCAAGACCTTTCAACGGTGTTGTACTGATTACCCAAAACGGAAAAACAAAGTATTCCAAAGTATACGGTTTTGAGGACAGCAGAACAAAAAAGCCTTTGAAAATGGAGGATCAGTTCGAAATGATGTCCAATACCAAACAGATTACTTCCGTTTTATTACTTAAACAGGTCGAAAAAGGAAAAGTAGATCTGCAGGCTCCCATCAAAAAATATATTCCTTCCCTGACCCAGGCCTGGGCGGATTCCGTTACGGTTCATCAGCTATTGAATCATTCCCACGGAATCATTGACACAGAGAAACCTTTACTGTTCAAACCGGGTACGGAATTTAAGTATGGGAATCTGTCTAATATCCTTTTAGGAAAGATCATTGAAAATACTTCCGGTAGATCATATGTTCAACAGGCTACTGATCTCTTCAAAGAACTTCATCTGAAAAATACATTCTGTTATTCGAAAGACCAACGCAGGAATCTTGTATTTGGACATATTAATAAGGACAATCATTTCACACCCGTTGAAAAATCATTCATCAACGATGAAAATATGCCTGCCGATGGGGTAATTAGCACCGCAGAAGATATGGCTCTCTGGAATGCAGTGCTTCATAAAGGAAAAGTTCTAAGTCCTAAAAGCTATAAACTGATGACCACCTCTTCTATCCTGTCGCAGCATGATGTATTTGGAAAAGAGAAATCAGGGTATGGGTATAATATCCGTATCGTAGAATACAACGGGATTCCTTATTTGGGACATACAGGTCTCGGTGATGGTTTTGCGTCTCTCAATGTCTATGTTCCCGGCTCTGATGTCAGTATTATTGTTCTGGAAAATCAGATGAGTGAAGACAGTCATCTTTATTATTATCAGGAAGCACTGATCAGAAATATTGTCATGGAAAGCAATCTGATCAAAAACAAAAAATAA
- a CDS encoding NAD(P)H-dependent oxidoreductase yields the protein MSLIENLQWRHAVKAYDPSKKVSEADLNHILEATRLAPTSSGLQPFRVIVVENQELKDKMTAGALNPEVMRDSSHVLVFAAWDSYSNEKIDQVYDHHTDVRELPRGRFGSYTDKIKEMYNAQTPEEHFAHTARQTYIALGFALAQAAELKIDSTPAEGFSTEVVDEILGLKELGLKSVSLLYLGYRDEEKDWLSTMKKVRVPMEEFIIKK from the coding sequence ATGTCATTAATAGAAAACCTACAGTGGAGACACGCAGTAAAAGCTTATGATCCGTCAAAAAAAGTATCAGAAGCAGATCTTAACCATATTTTAGAAGCAACAAGACTGGCTCCCACTTCATCCGGTCTTCAGCCTTTCCGTGTCATTGTTGTAGAAAATCAGGAATTAAAAGATAAAATGACTGCAGGAGCATTGAACCCTGAAGTGATGAGAGATTCTTCGCATGTATTGGTATTTGCTGCCTGGGACAGTTATTCCAATGAAAAAATTGATCAGGTATATGATCATCACACCGATGTAAGAGAACTTCCCAGAGGACGTTTTGGTAGTTATACCGATAAAATTAAGGAAATGTATAATGCACAGACTCCTGAGGAGCACTTTGCCCATACAGCCCGTCAGACTTATATTGCTTTGGGATTTGCACTGGCACAGGCGGCAGAATTAAAAATTGACAGCACTCCGGCAGAAGGTTTCAGTACTGAAGTTGTGGATGAAATTCTTGGATTAAAAGAATTAGGATTAAAGAGTGTCAGCCTTTTATATCTTGGCTACAGAGATGAAGAAAAAGACTGGCTTTCCACCATGAAAAAAGTAAGAGTTCCTATGGAGGAATTTATCATCAAAAAGTAA
- a CDS encoding SDR family oxidoreductase, translating into MQKFKNKTALITGGTNGMGFATAEQFINGGGRVIITGRSEETINKALERLGENAFGIVSNAGSMKDLMNLQQEVKKYTETVDVLFANAGYGKFFPIEYVDENHFDELFNMLVKGPFFTVQQILPLMKSGSSVIFNTSVSTEIAMANFSIYSAAKSAVQSFIKTFAVELTERRIRVNGVSPGHIKTNIFNNSGLNTEQIENAVDDIIPTIPFKRQGEPSEVANAVLFLASEEASYIHGVEIKVDAGISVIR; encoded by the coding sequence ATGCAAAAATTCAAGAACAAGACAGCGTTGATTACCGGAGGTACCAACGGAATGGGATTCGCTACGGCAGAACAGTTCATCAATGGAGGAGGACGTGTCATTATTACCGGAAGAAGTGAAGAAACCATAAATAAAGCATTGGAAAGACTGGGTGAAAATGCTTTCGGAATTGTATCTAATGCCGGAAGTATGAAAGACCTTATGAATCTGCAGCAGGAAGTAAAGAAATATACGGAAACTGTAGATGTACTTTTTGCCAATGCAGGATATGGAAAGTTCTTCCCGATTGAGTATGTTGATGAAAATCATTTCGACGAACTTTTCAATATGCTTGTAAAAGGTCCTTTCTTCACTGTTCAGCAGATTTTGCCTCTTATGAAGAGCGGGAGTTCTGTTATTTTCAATACTTCTGTATCTACGGAGATCGCAATGGCGAATTTTTCAATTTATTCTGCAGCAAAATCAGCGGTGCAGTCTTTTATTAAAACATTTGCCGTAGAACTTACTGAGCGTAGAATAAGAGTCAATGGAGTGAGTCCGGGACATATTAAAACCAATATATTTAATAACTCAGGTCTGAATACAGAACAGATTGAAAATGCAGTGGATGATATTATTCCTACAATTCCTTTTAAAAGACAGGGAGAACCTTCAGAGGTTGCCAATGCGGTATTGTTTTTAGCTTCGGAAGAGGCTTCTTACATTCACGGGGTAGAAATCAAGGTGGATGCCGGTATTTCCGTGATCAGATAA
- the trpA gene encoding tryptophan synthase subunit alpha — MKTLNIYFTAGIPQLEDTAEIIKLIQQSGAGMMEIGMPYSDPVADGPVIQQAHELALKNGMTIEKLFSQLKTVKNEIKIPVILMGYINPVLSFGFEKFCQKCSESGVSGLIIPDLPPIEFESNYQQILKKYDLNFTFLVTPETSDERILYLDSLSSGFLYAVSSSSTTGNDNAVLKNESYLSRLASLPIKNPVMIGFGIKTKEDFENVTEKADGGIIGTAFVNTLLNHKDWKNAAIDFIHSIKG, encoded by the coding sequence ATGAAAACACTCAATATATACTTCACAGCAGGAATTCCGCAACTGGAAGATACCGCTGAAATTATAAAACTGATCCAGCAATCCGGAGCCGGGATGATGGAAATCGGGATGCCTTATTCTGATCCGGTGGCAGATGGTCCGGTGATCCAGCAAGCTCACGAACTGGCTTTAAAGAACGGGATGACCATAGAAAAACTGTTTTCTCAGTTAAAAACTGTAAAAAATGAGATAAAAATTCCTGTTATTCTGATGGGGTACATCAATCCTGTTTTGAGTTTCGGGTTTGAAAAATTCTGTCAGAAATGTTCAGAGAGCGGTGTTTCAGGACTTATTATTCCTGACCTTCCTCCTATTGAATTTGAAAGCAATTATCAGCAGATCTTAAAAAAATATGACCTTAATTTTACGTTTCTGGTCACTCCTGAAACTTCTGACGAAAGAATCCTCTATTTAGACTCGTTGAGTTCCGGGTTTCTGTATGCGGTAAGTTCTTCATCCACGACAGGAAATGACAATGCTGTTTTGAAAAATGAAAGCTACCTGTCAAGGCTGGCTTCCCTTCCCATTAAGAATCCGGTGATGATTGGTTTTGGGATTAAAACAAAAGAAGATTTTGAGAATGTTACTGAAAAAGCGGACGGTGGAATTATAGGAACAGCCTTTGTCAACACTCTATTGAACCATAAAGACTGGAAGAATGCTGCCATAGATTTTATCCATTCTATAAAAGGTTAA
- the lipB gene encoding lipoyl(octanoyl) transferase LipB: MNTNQNKSVEFEDLGIKEYQPAWDYQESLMKNIIDTKIKNRDLPAEQHITTPNHFLLVEHPHVYTLGKSGHEENMLAGIDKLKEIDATFVKVNRGGDITYHGFGQIVGYPILDLENFFTDIHLYMRNLEEVIIRAIAEFGLKGERSPGETGVWLDVGKPYARKICAMGVKASRWVTLHGFALNVNTDMRYFEYIIPCGIKDKQVTSIKRELERELTTDEVENLKANIRKHFADVFGAELVHK; encoded by the coding sequence ATGAATACAAATCAAAATAAATCAGTAGAATTTGAAGATCTTGGTATAAAAGAATATCAGCCTGCCTGGGATTATCAGGAGAGTCTGATGAAAAATATCATTGATACCAAAATAAAAAACCGCGATTTACCAGCAGAACAGCATATCACCACTCCCAACCACTTTTTACTGGTAGAACACCCTCATGTTTACACTTTAGGGAAAAGCGGTCACGAAGAGAATATGCTTGCCGGTATCGACAAACTGAAAGAGATTGATGCTACTTTCGTAAAAGTTAACCGTGGGGGTGATATCACCTATCATGGTTTCGGACAGATCGTGGGCTACCCTATTTTAGATCTGGAAAATTTCTTTACGGACATTCATTTATATATGAGAAATCTGGAGGAGGTGATCATCAGAGCCATTGCTGAATTTGGTCTTAAAGGTGAGCGTTCCCCGGGAGAAACCGGAGTCTGGCTGGATGTGGGAAAACCATATGCAAGAAAAATCTGTGCAATGGGCGTAAAGGCTTCACGATGGGTAACTCTTCACGGTTTTGCTTTAAACGTGAATACCGATATGCGTTATTTTGAATACATTATTCCTTGCGGAATCAAAGATAAACAGGTGACTTCTATAAAAAGAGAACTTGAAAGAGAACTGACGACAGATGAAGTAGAAAATCTGAAAGCAAATATCAGAAAGCACTTTGCTGATGTTTTCGGAGCTGAGCTTGTTCATAAATAA